One genomic window of Conyzicola nivalis includes the following:
- the rplM gene encoding 50S ribosomal protein L13 has protein sequence MTRTFSPTPEDVQRDWLIIDAENIVLGRLASHVAALLRGKHKATFAPHMDMGDFVIIINAEKVALTGSKLLQKKAYRHSGYPGGLTATTYSELLEKHPTRAVEKAVRGMLPKNSIGRAQLTKLKVYTGTEHPHAAQQPKIYTLSQVAQ, from the coding sequence GTGACTCGTACTTTTTCCCCCACGCCGGAGGATGTCCAGCGCGACTGGCTCATCATCGACGCAGAGAACATCGTTCTCGGCCGTCTCGCCAGCCACGTTGCAGCGCTCCTGCGCGGCAAGCACAAGGCGACGTTCGCTCCCCACATGGACATGGGCGACTTCGTCATCATCATCAACGCGGAGAAGGTCGCCCTCACCGGCTCCAAGCTCCTGCAGAAGAAGGCCTACCGCCACTCGGGTTACCCGGGCGGCCTGACGGCTACCACGTACTCGGAGCTGCTCGAGAAGCACCCGACCCGCGCGGTGGAGAAGGCTGTTCGCGGCATGCTCCCCAAGAACTCGATTGGTCGCGCACAGCTGACCAAGCTCAAGGTCTACACCGGCACCGAGCACCCTCACGCTGCACAGCAGCCGAAGATCTACACCCTTTCCCAGGTCGCTCAGTAG
- the map gene encoding type I methionyl aminopeptidase — protein MAFRSNIYKSAAELTLMAEPGLITAAALDAVRAAIAPGITTLELDAIAEKVIRDAGAEPNFMLVPGYRHTICASVNEEVVHGIPGPRIIQAGDLVSIDCGAQLDGWNGDSAFSVVVPDPSRPELVAERQRLSDVTEQSLWRGIAALASVKRLNQVGAAIEEYIESQGDFGIIEDYTGHGIGRSMHEDPPVFNYRVREKGPEVKVGLAVAIEPMLTGGTIDTVTLADDWTVATVDGTMAAHWEHSVAVHAGGIWVLTAADGGAAALAPLGVVPVPLR, from the coding sequence GTGGCTTTTCGCTCGAACATCTACAAGTCGGCCGCCGAGCTCACGCTCATGGCCGAACCGGGCCTGATCACGGCTGCCGCGCTCGATGCCGTGCGCGCCGCGATCGCCCCGGGCATCACCACCCTCGAGCTCGACGCGATCGCCGAGAAGGTCATCCGCGACGCGGGGGCCGAGCCGAACTTCATGCTCGTGCCCGGCTACCGCCACACGATCTGCGCCTCCGTGAACGAGGAGGTCGTGCACGGCATCCCCGGCCCGCGCATCATCCAGGCCGGCGACCTCGTGTCGATCGACTGCGGCGCCCAGCTCGACGGCTGGAACGGCGACTCCGCGTTCAGCGTCGTGGTGCCCGACCCGTCGCGCCCCGAGCTGGTCGCCGAACGGCAGAGGCTTTCGGATGTCACGGAGCAATCGCTCTGGCGCGGAATCGCCGCCCTCGCCAGCGTCAAGCGCCTGAACCAGGTCGGCGCCGCGATCGAGGAATACATCGAATCGCAGGGTGACTTCGGCATCATCGAGGACTACACCGGCCACGGCATCGGCCGATCGATGCACGAGGACCCGCCCGTCTTCAACTACCGCGTGCGCGAGAAGGGTCCGGAGGTGAAGGTCGGACTGGCCGTCGCCATCGAGCCGATGCTCACCGGCGGCACGATCGACACCGTGACCCTCGCCGACGACTGGACCGTAGCGACGGTCGATGGCACGATGGCCGCGCACTGGGAGCATTCCGTAGCGGTGCACGCCGGCGGCATCTGGGTGCTCACCGCGGCCGACGGGGGTGCGGCCGCACTGGCGCCGCTCGGCGTCGTCCCCGTTCCTCTTCGCTGA
- a CDS encoding adenylate kinase: protein MTRLLIVGPPGAGKGTQAARITSGYGVPDISTGDIFRANIKNETPLGVQVKAIIDSGDYVSDELTNALVKSRLEEDDALDGFLLDGYPRTLEQVQYLDELLAGKGQALDAVIQLVADQDEVVARLRKRAIEQGRTDDTEDAIRHRQEVYARETSPLIAVYRDRGLLIEVDGLGEIDDVAGRIADALAERGIAANESSVESA from the coding sequence TTGACCCGCCTCCTGATCGTCGGCCCTCCCGGCGCCGGCAAGGGAACACAGGCCGCGCGCATCACCTCCGGCTACGGCGTCCCCGACATCTCGACCGGCGACATCTTCCGCGCGAACATCAAGAACGAGACGCCGCTCGGCGTGCAGGTCAAGGCGATCATCGACTCGGGCGACTACGTGTCCGACGAGCTGACGAACGCCCTGGTGAAGAGCCGCCTCGAGGAAGACGACGCCCTCGACGGCTTCCTCCTCGACGGCTACCCGCGCACGCTCGAGCAGGTGCAGTACCTCGACGAGCTGCTCGCCGGCAAAGGGCAGGCCCTCGACGCCGTCATCCAGTTGGTCGCCGACCAGGACGAGGTCGTGGCCCGACTGCGCAAGCGCGCGATCGAGCAGGGTCGAACGGATGACACGGAAGACGCCATCCGTCACCGTCAAGAGGTCTACGCCCGCGAGACCTCCCCGCTCATCGCCGTCTACCGCGACCGTGGCCTGCTCATCGAGGTCGACGGCCTCGGCGAGATCGATGACGTCGCTGGCCGCATCGCCGACGCCCTCGCCGAGCGCGGGATCGCCGCGAACGAGTCCTCCGTCGAATCGGCGTAG
- the rpmJ gene encoding 50S ribosomal protein L36: MKVNPSVKKICDKCKVIRRNGNVMVICENPRHKQRQG; this comes from the coding sequence ATGAAGGTCAACCCCAGCGTCAAGAAGATCTGTGACAAGTGCAAGGTCATCCGCCGTAACGGCAACGTGATGGTCATCTGCGAAAACCCTCGTCACAAGCAGCGCCAGGGCTAA
- the rpsM gene encoding 30S ribosomal protein S13, with protein MARLAGVDIPRDKRVEVALTYIYGVGRTSALKTLADTQVSGEIRVKDLTDDQLIALRDYIEVNFKVEGDLRREVAADIRRKVEIGSYQGIRHRRGLPVHGQRTKTNARTRKGPKRTVAGKKKAR; from the coding sequence ATGGCACGTCTAGCCGGCGTCGACATCCCGCGCGACAAGCGCGTAGAGGTCGCACTGACTTACATCTACGGTGTTGGCCGCACGAGCGCTCTCAAAACGCTCGCCGACACCCAGGTCAGCGGCGAGATCCGCGTAAAGGATCTCACCGACGATCAGCTCATCGCACTTCGTGACTACATCGAAGTCAACTTCAAGGTAGAAGGTGACCTCCGACGCGAGGTAGCCGCCGACATCCGCCGCAAGGTCGAGATCGGCTCCTACCAGGGCATCCGCCACCGTCGTGGACTTCCGGTCCACGGCCAGCGCACCAAGACCAACGCTCGTACCCGCAAGGGCCCGAAGCGCACCGTAGCCGGCAAGAAGAAGGCGCGCTAG
- the infA gene encoding translation initiation factor IF-1, with protein MAKKDGVIEIEGAVVEALPNAMFRVELTNGHRVLAHISGKMRQHYIRILPEDRVIVELSPYDLTRGRIVYRYK; from the coding sequence ATGGCCAAAAAAGACGGTGTCATCGAAATCGAAGGCGCAGTAGTCGAAGCTCTGCCCAACGCAATGTTCCGCGTTGAGCTGACCAACGGCCACCGTGTTCTTGCTCACATCTCGGGCAAGATGCGCCAGCACTACATCCGCATCCTCCCCGAGGACCGCGTGATCGTGGAGTTGAGCCCTTACGACCTGACCCGCGGTCGGATCGTTTACAGGTACAAGTAA
- the glmS gene encoding glutamine--fructose-6-phosphate transaminase (isomerizing) has product MCGIVGYVGDNKSLEVLLGGLKRLEYRGYDSAGVAIIDPSGHIDSRKKSGKLQMLVDELEQHPIGNGATGIGHTRWATHGGPTDRNAHPQLGDNGKLALIHNGIIENFYDLKQDLLAKGETFTSDTDSEVAAILVGHAYQETGNLTEAMRVVVDKLHGAFTLLVMHEDEPGVVVGARRNSPLVIGLGDGENFLGSDVAAFVEFTRRAVAIGQDQIVTLRTDSVEVTDFFGNPVETEEFEIAWDAAAAEKGGWSSFMAKEISEEPEAVAKTLLGRVVDHKVRLPELEPLGDDVLANIDRIVIIACGTAAYAGMLGKYAIEKWSRIPVDVELSHEFRYRDPILTERTLVVSISQSGETMDTLMAVKYATAAGARVLSVCNTQGATIPRESHAVIYTHAGPEVAVASTKAFVAQVTALYLLGLHLGEVRGTLTEEQIAEYSDELVAIPEKIEEVLVASQSIGQLAHWMTDTQSVLFLGRNVGFPVALEGALKLKELAYIHAEGFAAGELKHGPIALIEPGQVVFVVVPSPRDPDSLHPKVVSNIQEIRARGARVIAIAEKGDAAVLPFADEVIPIPLAGSLFEPLLAVVPLHIFGMELAAAKGLDVDQPRNLAKSVTVE; this is encoded by the coding sequence ATGTGCGGAATCGTGGGTTATGTCGGTGACAACAAGTCTCTTGAAGTGCTCCTGGGCGGGCTGAAGCGACTCGAATATCGGGGCTACGACTCCGCCGGGGTGGCGATCATCGACCCGAGCGGTCACATCGACTCGCGCAAGAAGAGCGGCAAGCTGCAGATGCTCGTCGACGAGCTCGAGCAGCACCCGATCGGAAACGGCGCCACCGGAATCGGCCACACCCGTTGGGCCACCCACGGCGGCCCGACCGACCGCAACGCCCACCCCCAGCTCGGCGACAACGGCAAGCTGGCGCTGATCCACAACGGGATCATCGAGAACTTCTACGACCTCAAGCAGGACCTGCTCGCCAAGGGCGAGACCTTCACGAGCGACACCGACTCCGAGGTCGCGGCCATCCTCGTCGGCCACGCCTACCAGGAGACCGGCAACCTGACCGAGGCCATGCGCGTCGTCGTCGACAAGCTGCACGGCGCCTTCACCCTGCTCGTGATGCACGAGGACGAGCCCGGCGTCGTCGTCGGCGCCCGCCGCAACTCGCCCCTCGTCATCGGACTCGGCGACGGCGAGAACTTCCTCGGATCCGACGTCGCGGCCTTCGTCGAGTTCACGCGACGCGCCGTGGCGATCGGTCAGGACCAAATCGTTACACTCCGTACCGACTCGGTCGAGGTGACCGACTTCTTCGGCAACCCGGTCGAGACCGAGGAGTTCGAAATCGCTTGGGACGCCGCCGCCGCCGAGAAGGGCGGATGGTCGAGCTTCATGGCCAAGGAGATCAGCGAAGAGCCCGAGGCCGTCGCCAAGACGCTGCTCGGCCGCGTCGTCGACCACAAGGTCCGCCTGCCCGAGCTCGAGCCGCTCGGTGACGACGTTCTCGCGAACATCGACCGCATCGTCATCATCGCCTGCGGCACCGCCGCCTACGCCGGAATGCTCGGCAAGTACGCGATCGAGAAGTGGTCGCGAATCCCCGTCGACGTCGAGCTCTCGCACGAGTTCCGCTACCGCGACCCGATCCTGACCGAGCGCACGCTCGTCGTCTCGATCAGCCAGAGCGGCGAGACCATGGACACCCTGATGGCCGTCAAGTACGCAACCGCCGCCGGCGCCCGCGTGCTCTCGGTCTGCAACACGCAGGGCGCCACCATCCCGCGCGAATCGCACGCCGTCATCTACACGCACGCCGGCCCCGAGGTCGCGGTCGCCTCGACCAAGGCGTTCGTCGCCCAGGTCACCGCGCTCTACCTCCTCGGCCTGCACCTCGGCGAGGTGCGCGGCACGCTCACCGAAGAGCAGATCGCCGAGTACTCCGACGAGCTCGTCGCGATCCCCGAGAAGATCGAAGAGGTGCTCGTCGCCTCGCAGTCGATCGGCCAGCTCGCGCACTGGATGACCGACACCCAGTCGGTGCTGTTCCTCGGCCGCAACGTCGGCTTCCCGGTGGCCCTCGAGGGCGCCCTCAAGCTCAAGGAGCTCGCCTACATCCACGCGGAAGGCTTCGCCGCCGGCGAGCTCAAGCACGGCCCGATCGCGCTCATCGAGCCCGGCCAGGTCGTCTTCGTGGTCGTGCCGAGCCCGCGCGACCCCGACTCGTTGCACCCCAAGGTCGTCTCCAACATCCAGGAGATCCGCGCCCGCGGTGCCCGCGTCATCGCGATCGCCGAGAAGGGCGACGCCGCCGTGCTGCCCTTCGCCGACGAGGTCATCCCGATCCCGCTCGCCGGTTCGCTGTTCGAGCCCCTGCTCGCCGTCGTGCCGCTGCACATCTTCGGCATGGAGCTCGCGGCCGCCAAGGGCCTCGACGTCGACCAGCCGCGCAACCTCGCGAAGTCCGTCACGGTGGAGTAA
- the coaA gene encoding type I pantothenate kinase — protein MTDRAGTNGHLSPFLEINRHDWAALAPHTRLPLTQTEIVQLRGLGEVLDMQEVSEVFVPLSRLLNLYVSGARNLHHQTTEFLGASTSSTPFVIGVAGSVAVGKSTVARLLRELLARWDDTPRVELVTTDGFLYPNAELERRGIMDRKGFPESYDRRALLRFVTQVKSGVAEVRSPFYSHLHYDIVPDAEIVVRQPDVLIVEGLNVLQPAAPGHRLAVSDLFDFTIYVDARTSDIATWYEERFLSLQRGAFANPRSFFHRFASLSEDEARARARGIWTSINEPNLEKNILPTKARASLVLRKNADHAVDSVLLRKI, from the coding sequence ATGACTGACCGCGCTGGCACCAACGGCCACCTCTCCCCGTTCCTGGAGATCAACCGCCACGACTGGGCGGCGCTGGCTCCGCACACCCGGTTGCCGCTCACCCAGACCGAGATCGTTCAGCTGCGTGGCCTGGGCGAGGTGCTCGACATGCAGGAGGTCAGCGAGGTTTTCGTTCCGCTCAGCCGGCTGCTCAACCTGTACGTCTCCGGTGCCCGCAACCTGCACCACCAGACCACCGAATTCCTGGGCGCGAGCACCAGCAGCACCCCGTTCGTGATCGGTGTCGCGGGCTCGGTCGCCGTGGGCAAGTCGACCGTGGCCCGCCTGCTGCGCGAACTGCTGGCCCGCTGGGACGACACTCCCCGGGTCGAGCTGGTTACCACCGACGGCTTCCTCTACCCGAACGCCGAGCTCGAGCGCCGCGGCATCATGGACCGCAAGGGTTTCCCGGAGTCGTACGACCGCCGGGCGCTGCTGCGATTCGTCACCCAGGTCAAGAGCGGGGTGGCAGAGGTGCGGTCGCCGTTCTATTCGCACCTGCACTATGACATCGTGCCCGACGCCGAGATCGTCGTGCGCCAGCCGGACGTGTTGATCGTCGAGGGTCTCAACGTGCTGCAGCCCGCCGCTCCCGGCCACCGCCTGGCCGTGAGCGACCTGTTCGACTTCACGATCTACGTCGACGCCCGCACCAGCGACATCGCCACCTGGTACGAGGAGCGTTTCCTCAGCCTGCAGCGTGGCGCGTTCGCGAACCCGCGCAGCTTCTTCCACCGCTTCGCGTCGTTAAGCGAAGACGAGGCGCGCGCTCGTGCCAGGGGCATCTGGACGAGCATCAACGAACCGAACCTGGAGAAGAACATCCTCCCCACGAAGGCCCGAGCGTCGCTCGTGCTGCGCAAAAACGCCGACCACGCGGTCGACAGCGTGTTGCTGCGCAAGATCTGA
- the rpsK gene encoding 30S ribosomal protein S11 produces MAAPKAAARKPRKKEKKNIAVGQAHIKSTFNNTIVTITDPTGAVISWASSGTVGFKGSRKSTPFAAQLSAESAARQAQEHGMKKVDVFVKGPGSGRETAIRSLQAAGLEVGQISDVTPQAHNGCRPPKRRRV; encoded by the coding sequence ATGGCAGCACCAAAAGCCGCGGCTCGTAAGCCTCGCAAGAAGGAAAAGAAGAACATCGCCGTGGGCCAGGCCCACATCAAGTCGACGTTCAACAACACGATCGTGACGATCACCGACCCCACCGGAGCTGTTATCAGCTGGGCGTCGTCGGGAACCGTCGGCTTCAAGGGTTCGCGTAAGTCGACCCCGTTCGCCGCACAGCTTTCGGCGGAGTCCGCCGCTCGCCAGGCGCAGGAGCACGGCATGAAGAAGGTCGACGTTTTCGTCAAGGGACCGGGTTCAGGCCGCGAGACCGCCATCCGTTCGCTTCAGGCCGCTGGCCTCGAGGTCGGACAGATCAGCGACGTCACCCCGCAGGCGCACAACGGTTGCCGCCCGCCCAAGCGTCGCCGCGTCTAA
- the glmM gene encoding phosphoglucosamine mutase, whose protein sequence is MPRLFGTDGVRGLANEDLTVELALGLAQAAAVVLGKGQHADGRRASGRRPIAVVARDPRVSGEFLSAAVAAGLASSGVDVYDAGVIPTPAAAFLTADFKADFGVMISASHNPAPDNGIKFFAVGGTKLPDVVEDRIELALGAKKLSPTGVEVGFIRRFADAEDRYVVHLLSTLPHRLDGIHVVLDCANGAAAGVSPQVFTDAGATVTVIGAEPDGYNINDGVGSTHLDNLARAVLEHGADVGIAHDGDADRCLAVDHLGNVVDGDQIMAIIALSMKERGLLKDDTLVATVMSNLGLRVAMEENGITVLQTSVGDRYVLEALNEKSLSLGGEQSGHVIMSEYATTGDGILTGMHLLAEMARTGKSLAELASVMTVYPQIMVNVRGVDHHSLKSSEAIALAVKEAEAELGDTGRVLLRPSGTEPMVRVMVEAADQATADRIAHELADIVLMELKL, encoded by the coding sequence ATGCCAAGGCTCTTCGGCACAGACGGTGTTCGCGGTCTAGCGAACGAAGACCTGACGGTGGAGCTGGCGCTTGGGCTTGCCCAGGCGGCAGCCGTCGTACTTGGTAAAGGACAACACGCTGACGGTCGGCGCGCTTCGGGGCGCCGGCCGATCGCGGTTGTCGCGAGGGATCCCCGCGTGTCGGGCGAGTTCCTCTCGGCCGCAGTCGCCGCGGGACTCGCGAGCTCGGGAGTCGACGTCTACGACGCCGGCGTCATCCCGACCCCCGCCGCGGCGTTCCTCACCGCGGATTTCAAAGCCGATTTCGGCGTCATGATCTCCGCGTCGCACAACCCGGCGCCCGACAACGGCATCAAGTTCTTCGCCGTCGGTGGCACGAAGCTTCCCGACGTCGTGGAAGACCGCATCGAGCTCGCGCTCGGGGCGAAGAAACTCTCCCCGACCGGCGTCGAGGTCGGGTTCATCCGTCGCTTCGCCGACGCGGAAGACCGCTACGTCGTGCACCTGCTGTCGACGCTTCCGCACCGCCTCGACGGCATCCACGTCGTGCTCGACTGCGCCAACGGTGCAGCGGCCGGCGTCTCGCCCCAGGTCTTCACCGACGCCGGCGCCACGGTCACCGTCATCGGCGCCGAGCCGGACGGCTACAACATCAACGACGGCGTGGGGTCGACCCACCTCGACAACCTGGCACGTGCCGTGCTCGAGCACGGCGCAGACGTCGGAATCGCGCACGACGGCGATGCCGACCGCTGCCTCGCGGTCGACCACCTCGGCAATGTCGTCGACGGCGACCAGATCATGGCCATCATCGCGCTGTCGATGAAAGAGCGCGGGCTGCTGAAGGACGACACCCTCGTCGCGACGGTGATGAGCAATCTCGGCCTGCGGGTCGCCATGGAGGAGAACGGCATCACGGTTCTCCAGACCTCCGTGGGCGACCGCTACGTGCTCGAGGCGCTCAACGAGAAGAGCCTCTCCCTCGGTGGCGAGCAGAGTGGTCACGTGATCATGAGCGAGTACGCCACCACCGGCGACGGAATCCTCACCGGCATGCACCTGCTCGCCGAGATGGCGCGCACGGGCAAGTCGCTCGCCGAGCTCGCCTCGGTGATGACGGTGTACCCGCAGATCATGGTGAACGTGCGCGGCGTCGACCACCACTCGCTGAAGTCGAGCGAAGCCATCGCCCTCGCGGTGAAGGAGGCCGAGGCAGAACTCGGCGACACCGGCCGCGTGCTGCTGCGTCCCTCGGGAACCGAGCCGATGGTGCGCGTGATGGTGGAGGCCGCCGACCAGGCGACCGCCGACCGCATCGCGCACGAGCTCGCCGACATCGTGCTCATGGAGCTGAAGCTCTAA
- a CDS encoding DNA-directed RNA polymerase subunit alpha, with translation MLIAQRPTLAEENISEFRSRFVIEPLEPGFGYTLGNSLRRTLLSSIPGAAVTSIRIDGVLHEFSTVPGVKEDVTEVILNIKGLVVSSEHDEPITAYLRKQGAGQVTAADISAPAGVEIHNPELLIATLNEKAKFELELTIERGRGYVSATQNRSEFSEAGQIPVDSIYSPVLKVTYRVEATRAGERTDFDRLVVDVETKPAITPRDAIASAGRTLTELFGLARELNTAAEGIEIGPAPVDAVLSSELSMPIEDLDLSVRSYNCLKREGINTVSELVALSETQLMNIRNFGQKSVDEVKDKLVEMGLSLKDSVPGFDGAHFYGGYDDEEPTA, from the coding sequence GTGCTGATTGCACAGCGTCCCACTCTTGCCGAAGAGAACATTTCCGAGTTCCGTTCGCGGTTCGTCATCGAGCCGCTCGAACCCGGCTTCGGTTACACCCTCGGCAACTCGCTTCGCCGTACCCTTCTCTCGTCGATCCCCGGCGCTGCTGTCACGAGCATCCGCATCGACGGCGTCCTCCACGAGTTCAGCACCGTTCCCGGTGTCAAGGAAGACGTCACCGAGGTCATCCTCAACATCAAGGGCCTCGTCGTCTCGAGCGAGCACGACGAGCCCATCACGGCGTACCTGCGCAAGCAGGGTGCCGGCCAGGTCACGGCCGCCGACATCTCGGCTCCGGCCGGTGTCGAGATCCACAACCCCGAGCTTCTCATCGCGACGCTGAACGAGAAGGCGAAGTTCGAACTCGAACTCACCATCGAGCGCGGCCGCGGCTACGTCTCCGCTACGCAGAACCGCAGCGAGTTCAGCGAAGCCGGCCAGATCCCGGTCGACTCGATCTACTCGCCCGTTCTCAAGGTCACCTACCGCGTCGAGGCTACTCGTGCCGGTGAGCGCACCGACTTCGACCGCCTGGTCGTCGACGTCGAGACGAAGCCGGCGATCACCCCGCGCGACGCCATCGCTTCGGCCGGTCGCACGCTGACCGAGCTGTTCGGCCTGGCCCGCGAGCTCAACACCGCCGCCGAGGGCATCGAGATCGGCCCCGCGCCGGTCGACGCCGTCCTCTCCAGCGAGCTGAGCATGCCCATTGAAGACCTCGACCTGTCTGTGCGCAGCTACAACTGCCTCAAGCGTGAGGGAATCAACACCGTGAGCGAACTCGTCGCACTGTCGGAGACGCAGCTCATGAACATCCGCAACTTCGGTCAGAAGTCGGTCGACGAGGTCAAGGACAAGCTCGTCGAGATGGGACTGTCCCTCAAGGACTCGGTTCCCGGCTTCGATGGCGCCCACTTCTACGGCGGCTACGACGACGAAGAGCCCACCGCCTAA
- the rpsI gene encoding 30S ribosomal protein S9, whose amino-acid sequence MAQISDIIEEAPQSYSTETPAEAAVKVPRAVLNVPGAAVGRRKQAIARVRITPGTGTATVNGRELAEYFPNKLHQQLINDPFKVLDLLGSYDVVAKITGGGPSGQAGALRLAIARSLNGIDRENNRAALKKAGFLTRDARVIERKKAGLKKARKASQFSKR is encoded by the coding sequence GTGGCCCAGATTTCAGACATCATCGAAGAAGCTCCTCAGAGCTACTCGACCGAGACTCCCGCCGAGGCGGCTGTCAAGGTTCCCCGTGCAGTACTCAACGTTCCCGGCGCAGCCGTCGGCCGTCGCAAGCAGGCCATCGCCCGCGTGCGCATCACGCCCGGCACCGGAACCGCGACCGTCAACGGTCGCGAGCTCGCCGAGTACTTCCCGAACAAGCTGCACCAGCAGCTGATCAACGACCCGTTCAAGGTCCTCGATCTTCTCGGCTCCTACGACGTCGTCGCCAAGATCACCGGCGGCGGCCCCTCGGGCCAGGCGGGCGCACTGCGTCTCGCCATCGCGCGTTCGCTCAACGGCATCGACCGTGAGAACAACCGTGCGGCCCTGAAGAAGGCTGGCTTCCTCACTCGTGACGCTCGCGTCATCGAGCGCAAGAAGGCCGGTCTCAAGAAGGCTCGCAAGGCTTCGCAGTTCTCGAAGCGCTAA
- the truA gene encoding tRNA pseudouridine(38-40) synthase TruA — protein MENQATRRVRLDISYDGTNFSGWGSQPNLRTVQGELEHALAVILRKYGEPPVLTVAGRTDAGVHARGQVAHVDLNPAQIAKLQKHRGGPGAPQNQAPAALARRLNGLAGLDSDVWVTDASWAPEGFDARFSAIWRRYEYRVADAAAPRNPLVRNHTVWHHAKLDLAAMQLAAFSLVGLHDWASYCKPRPGSTTIRELQEFSWQRLDDGVLVAHIKADAFCHSMVRALVGACVAVGEGKLGIESLAVLRDQLERTSDFKVMPAKGLIFAEVGYPEDHEMEDRAELTRRRRGVVVWDDRITAMRHAEGQAILAAREKEAEEFARGASEGLLTEHPPVD, from the coding sequence GTGGAAAACCAAGCGACCCGACGAGTGCGACTGGACATTTCCTACGACGGAACGAACTTCTCCGGCTGGGGCAGCCAGCCGAATCTGCGCACCGTCCAGGGCGAACTCGAGCACGCCCTCGCAGTGATCCTGCGCAAGTACGGCGAGCCCCCGGTGCTCACCGTCGCCGGCCGCACGGACGCGGGCGTGCACGCGCGCGGGCAGGTCGCCCACGTCGACCTCAACCCGGCGCAGATCGCGAAACTGCAGAAACACCGCGGCGGCCCCGGCGCGCCGCAGAACCAGGCACCCGCCGCGCTCGCGCGACGCCTCAACGGCCTGGCCGGCCTCGACAGCGACGTCTGGGTCACCGACGCGAGCTGGGCGCCCGAGGGATTCGACGCCCGCTTCTCCGCGATCTGGCGTCGCTACGAATACAGGGTCGCGGATGCCGCGGCTCCCCGAAATCCGCTGGTGCGCAACCACACCGTCTGGCACCACGCCAAGCTCGACCTCGCCGCCATGCAGCTCGCGGCGTTCTCGCTCGTCGGCCTCCACGACTGGGCCTCCTACTGCAAACCGCGCCCGGGATCGACCACCATCCGCGAACTGCAGGAGTTCAGCTGGCAACGCCTCGACGACGGCGTTCTCGTCGCGCACATCAAGGCCGACGCGTTCTGCCACAGCATGGTGCGCGCGCTCGTCGGCGCGTGCGTCGCCGTGGGAGAGGGCAAGCTCGGCATCGAGAGCCTCGCCGTACTGCGCGACCAGCTCGAGCGCACGAGCGACTTCAAGGTGATGCCCGCGAAGGGTCTCATTTTCGCCGAGGTGGGCTATCCCGAGGACCACGAGATGGAGGACCGCGCCGAGCTCACCCGCCGTCGCCGTGGCGTCGTGGTGTGGGACGACCGGATCACCGCGATGCGGCATGCCGAGGGGCAGGCGATACTCGCCGCCCGCGAGAAAGAGGCGGAGGAGTTCGCGCGAGGCGCATCCGAGGGCCTTTTGACTGAACACCCACCCGTGGACTAG
- the rplQ gene encoding 50S ribosomal protein L17, producing the protein MAAPTKGPRLGGGPAHERLMLANLAASLITHKSIKTTETKAKRMRPLVERMVTFAKRGDLHARRRVLATIGDKTVVHELFTEVAPLVADREGGYTRITKLGFRKGDNASMVQIELVLEPVTPKPKSAKKTAKANASDAPVVNETVVDEPVLEEDATDENLVDETATDETTEAPAAEDAK; encoded by the coding sequence ATGGCAGCACCAACCAAGGGACCCCGCCTCGGCGGCGGACCGGCGCACGAGCGCCTGATGCTCGCGAACCTCGCGGCATCGCTCATCACCCACAAGAGCATCAAGACCACCGAGACGAAGGCCAAGCGCATGCGCCCCCTCGTCGAGCGCATGGTCACCTTCGCCAAGCGCGGAGACCTGCACGCCCGTCGTCGCGTTCTTGCCACCATCGGTGACAAGACCGTCGTGCACGAGCTGTTCACCGAGGTCGCTCCCCTCGTAGCCGACCGCGAGGGTGGCTACACGCGCATCACCAAGCTCGGCTTCCGCAAGGGCGACAACGCTTCGATGGTGCAGATTGAGCTCGTTCTCGAGCCCGTCACCCCGAAGCCGAAGTCGGCCAAGAAGACGGCGAAGGCCAACGCTTCCGACGCTCCCGTCGTGAACGAGACCGTCGTCGACGAGCCCGTACTCGAAGAGGACGCGACCGACGAGAACCTCGTCGACGAGACCGCGACCGACGAGACGACCGAGGCTCCCGCAGCCGAGGACGCCAAGTAG